Proteins found in one Lysinibacillus fusiformis genomic segment:
- a CDS encoding LysR family transcriptional regulator, translating to MEIRHLHYFMAVYEELHFTKAAEKLGIAQPTLSQQIRVLEDELGMPLFDRIGKKIVVTEAGSLLFSYTSEVLNTLQNVKDSIKDLQALEGGQIRIGIMPSDLDYRITQLVIDFHQKFPKVKLKILASIDIMRQVLENEVDIGIGTNVESDDRLVIIPLCREEYVLTVSKEHPLSNQTAISIAELEDLPMVMYPEGFLGREVVEEAVKKHGFQLHSILETSSVTSIMNLVRANIGVTVQPYPLLQQMNDPTLCSIRISNGAPSRSLSIIYRVDRYVSQATTAMIEQIKDYFKG from the coding sequence ATGGAAATAAGGCATTTGCATTATTTTATGGCAGTCTATGAGGAGCTACATTTTACAAAAGCTGCTGAGAAACTAGGCATCGCTCAGCCAACATTAAGTCAGCAAATACGTGTGCTTGAGGATGAGCTAGGTATGCCATTGTTCGATCGGATTGGCAAAAAAATTGTTGTGACGGAGGCGGGCTCACTATTATTTAGCTATACTTCAGAGGTATTGAATACATTACAAAATGTTAAAGATTCTATTAAAGATTTACAGGCGCTAGAAGGGGGGCAAATACGTATTGGCATTATGCCCTCTGATCTTGACTATCGGATCACACAGCTAGTTATTGATTTCCATCAAAAATTCCCAAAGGTAAAATTAAAGATACTTGCTTCAATCGATATTATGCGGCAGGTGCTTGAAAATGAAGTGGATATCGGCATTGGGACGAATGTAGAATCAGATGATCGTTTGGTTATTATTCCTTTATGTAGAGAGGAATACGTATTGACTGTTTCAAAGGAGCACCCATTGTCAAATCAAACAGCGATCTCAATTGCTGAATTAGAAGACCTTCCTATGGTGATGTATCCAGAAGGTTTTCTTGGTAGAGAGGTTGTAGAAGAGGCTGTAAAAAAGCATGGTTTTCAACTCCATTCTATTCTTGAGACAAGCTCTGTCACGTCCATCATGAATCTTGTTCGAGCCAATATTGGTGTGACGGTGCAGCCTTATCCGTTACTCCAACAAATGAATGATCCTACTTTGTGTAGTATACGGATTTCAAATGGTGCACCAAGCCGTAGCTTATCGATTATTTACCGTGTAGATCGCTATGTCAGTCAGGCAACAACAGCTATGATTGAGCAAATTAAAGATTATTTCAAAGGCTAG
- a CDS encoding MFS transporter produces the protein MEMLVKEKGFSKDFIIMVVGQIISILGSALLRFALSLFVLDITGRADLFAVLFAISSLPILLTPFGGAIADRFNRRNLMVLFDFVSSGIVWMFFIGLLTDNHSVLWIGLVMVLLSFISAMYTPAVMASIPLLVSDQKLEQANGIVNGVQALAGVTAPVLGGILYGILGLKTLVIVSGLLFFFTAIVEMFMTIPFVKRSYDGHLVPTLLKDMKEGFTFVVKQTFILKCTLLAALLNLLLTPLFIVGVPIILRVTMKSSDTLYGIGMGIIDFATILGALTMGYFAQKLRIHTLYIWVLVSAFLVIPMAMAVFPNTLQIGYYPSYTLFIGCALVIAMMMTIISIYVMTLVQKDTPNEQLGKVMAIMMAVSQCMAPLGQMGYGLLFEFFQDNIYVPVLMISVCVLLLAFVTKRLWRLEAK, from the coding sequence ATGGAAATGCTAGTCAAAGAAAAGGGCTTTTCGAAAGATTTCATCATTATGGTAGTTGGTCAGATTATTTCTATTTTGGGCTCTGCGCTTTTAAGATTTGCTCTTTCACTTTTTGTTTTAGACATAACGGGGCGGGCAGATCTTTTTGCCGTGCTTTTTGCTATTTCAAGCCTACCTATTTTACTTACGCCATTTGGTGGTGCTATAGCAGATCGTTTTAATCGGCGTAATTTAATGGTCCTATTTGATTTTGTCAGTAGCGGCATTGTGTGGATGTTTTTTATTGGATTACTAACAGACAATCATTCAGTGCTATGGATTGGCTTGGTCATGGTGCTACTATCATTTATTAGTGCGATGTACACGCCAGCTGTAATGGCGAGTATCCCGCTGTTGGTTAGCGACCAGAAGCTTGAGCAGGCCAATGGAATCGTCAATGGGGTGCAGGCATTAGCAGGGGTGACAGCACCTGTACTTGGAGGTATTTTATATGGAATTCTAGGTCTCAAAACTCTTGTCATAGTGAGTGGTTTATTATTTTTCTTTACGGCTATTGTAGAAATGTTTATGACAATCCCATTTGTAAAACGTAGCTATGATGGTCATTTGGTACCGACATTACTCAAAGACATGAAAGAAGGTTTTACTTTTGTCGTGAAGCAAACATTTATTTTAAAATGTACGCTACTTGCTGCTTTATTGAATTTATTATTGACACCACTATTTATCGTGGGTGTGCCTATTATTCTTCGTGTCACGATGAAAAGTAGTGATACATTATATGGAATAGGAATGGGCATTATTGATTTTGCGACGATTTTAGGCGCGTTAACGATGGGTTATTTTGCTCAAAAGCTGCGCATTCACACCCTATACATTTGGGTGTTAGTGTCAGCCTTTTTGGTAATTCCAATGGCTATGGCTGTATTTCCTAACACACTTCAAATTGGCTATTATCCCTCCTATACTCTATTTATTGGTTGTGCTCTTGTCATTGCGATGATGATGACAATCATCTCTATTTACGTGATGACGCTTGTCCAAAAGGATACGCCGAATGAGCAATTAGGGAAGGTTATGGCGATTATGATGGCCGTATCACAATGTATGGCACCGCTTGGGCAAATGGGGTATGGATTGCTATTCGAGTTCTTTCAAGACAACATCTATGTACCAGTCCTTATGATCTCTGTGTGTGTATTATTATTAGCGTTCGTAACGAAAAGACTATGGCGATTGGAGGCTAAATAA
- a CDS encoding multicopper oxidase family protein, which yields MQINPSDPATIPKFVDELPKPMIAKPKYSRGQQKNDYYELVMMEGQHRFHKHFPNSLIWGYNGLYPGPTIEASKDKTIYVKYKNQLPLQHFLPVDFTLHAANDSKEVRTVTHLHGANVDWQSDGHPEAWYTRDYRHTGPKFNKEIHEYTNHQPGTTMWYHDHAMALTRLNVYAGLAGFYLLRDALEERSNLPCGDYEYPILIQDKSFNEDGSLFYPDEPPFPVPVHPSITPGFVGNTIVVNGKLWPYLNVEPRKYRFRFLNGSNRRGYVIGLSNSQPMFQIGTDGGFLAAPQLIQSVELLPAERTDVIIDFSSCAGQEITLLNTDTDFSDEHTNVIMQFRVTLPLKCEDTSEIPERLAVSMDLHPHHAHIDRQLPLTATTDEFGRPMLLLNDRMYHDPATEKPSLDSVEIWNFINATPFIHPIHLHLIQFKILERRPFDLEIYQNEGIVQFTGPPEEPRNYERGWKDTVKADAGKVTKIIMHWKDHIGNYMWHCHFLEHEDHDMMRPILVMKDVHAVQQPHAEVEHSASHQETTAPTNPTSTTSTTHHSESPAPLLHAAEHSSHEEEKEASPIQEESIAVHIGDNTQHMPPLLFPTIPTNIPTSRHRPRRRTRRF from the coding sequence ATGCAAATTAACCCCTCTGACCCAGCAACGATTCCAAAATTTGTAGATGAACTCCCAAAACCAATGATCGCTAAACCCAAATACAGTAGAGGGCAACAAAAGAATGATTATTACGAATTGGTTATGATGGAAGGCCAGCATCGTTTTCATAAGCATTTTCCAAACTCATTAATTTGGGGATACAATGGGCTTTATCCAGGACCAACCATTGAAGCTTCTAAAGACAAAACTATCTACGTGAAATATAAAAATCAGCTGCCCTTACAGCACTTTTTGCCAGTAGATTTTACGCTTCATGCCGCCAACGATTCAAAAGAAGTGAGGACCGTCACTCACTTACATGGTGCCAATGTGGATTGGCAAAGTGATGGTCATCCAGAAGCATGGTACACAAGAGACTATCGGCATACTGGTCCAAAATTTAATAAGGAAATACATGAATATACGAATCATCAGCCGGGCACTACCATGTGGTATCATGACCATGCCATGGCTTTAACACGTTTAAATGTCTATGCAGGATTAGCAGGCTTTTATTTACTGAGGGATGCACTTGAGGAACGTTCCAATTTACCATGTGGAGACTATGAATATCCGATTTTAATACAAGATAAATCGTTTAACGAGGATGGCTCATTGTTTTATCCTGATGAACCACCATTCCCAGTTCCCGTTCACCCCTCTATCACACCAGGCTTTGTTGGCAATACGATAGTGGTTAACGGAAAACTATGGCCTTATTTAAATGTTGAGCCACGTAAATATAGATTTCGGTTTCTAAATGGCTCCAATCGCAGAGGCTATGTCATCGGCCTGTCAAATAGTCAACCAATGTTTCAAATTGGTACAGATGGGGGGTTTTTAGCAGCTCCACAACTTATCCAATCTGTCGAGTTGCTGCCAGCTGAACGCACAGATGTCATTATCGATTTCTCAAGCTGTGCTGGACAGGAGATCACCTTACTTAATACTGATACTGATTTCAGTGATGAACATACAAATGTGATTATGCAGTTTCGAGTAACTCTGCCTTTAAAATGTGAAGATACAAGTGAAATTCCAGAAAGACTTGCCGTTTCTATGGACCTACATCCACACCACGCACATATCGACAGACAACTGCCACTGACAGCGACCACTGATGAGTTTGGGCGACCTATGTTACTATTAAATGATCGTATGTACCATGACCCAGCAACAGAAAAACCATCTTTAGATAGTGTGGAAATCTGGAACTTTATTAATGCGACGCCTTTTATCCATCCTATTCACCTACATCTTATTCAATTTAAAATTCTGGAACGAAGGCCCTTTGATTTAGAGATCTATCAAAATGAAGGCATCGTACAATTTACAGGACCGCCTGAAGAACCGCGAAACTATGAACGAGGGTGGAAGGATACGGTGAAAGCTGATGCTGGAAAGGTTACGAAAATTATTATGCATTGGAAAGATCATATCGGAAATTATATGTGGCATTGTCACTTCCTGGAGCATGAGGATCATGATATGATGCGACCAATTCTCGTCATGAAAGACGTCCATGCTGTCCAGCAGCCGCATGCAGAAGTAGAACATTCAGCGTCACATCAAGAAACAACCGCTCCCACAAATCCTACTAGCACTACAAGTACTACCCATCATAGCGAATCGCCAGCACCACTATTACATGCGGCAGAACACTCATCACATGAGGAAGAAAAGGAAGCCTCTCCTATTCAAGAGGAATCGATTGCTGTTCATATTGGAGATAATACACAGCACATGCCACCGCTACTGTTCCCAACCATTCCTACCAATATTCCTACTAGCAGGCATCGGCCTCGTCGTAGAACAAGAAGATTTTAA
- a CDS encoding tetratricopeptide repeat-containing diguanylate cyclase, giving the protein MELTLEELNKTIMEMRTKGYLIEALKLADQGLLVALESNNYPYVLDLYYQKILVHHSLGDTLSMVSLIHDYEAICQNYGTTKDLMHYHLVMSLIYDLVGIREKTVEMTKKSIAYAQELQDPIMLVRCHNNLCYLEVEKGCTKEALQAGLLAKAYNKSLSRTMPDLAKLHDIRINNNLADVYILEGDFLTGKALLDSTLSSDIIQHHKREKVAALFGYGFLYEKQQKLEEAVSYYKQAIELAQSYGDKPITKKVMRLLLNVLYQLDWRDEIFDVQREYIDLTEKMSVASLLQQVMNLEFKRQKEKLEKKAHYDPLTGVLNRHFLDYEVQEWLNAAKMTQSYVCITVLDVDYFKLFNDTHGHLFGDMILQLLANSLKDFLQDEDVKIIRYGGDEFIICFRHSQKDYIKTLVHNTHAYLLSLKLEQEQQSYPLRVSMGACVNNQKNYQYKELFEQADSCLYQAKANGRASCVLYELS; this is encoded by the coding sequence GTGGAATTAACATTAGAAGAATTAAATAAAACGATTATGGAGATGCGCACAAAGGGGTATTTAATAGAAGCGCTAAAGCTAGCTGATCAAGGACTTTTAGTCGCATTAGAGAGCAATAACTATCCATATGTATTGGATTTGTATTATCAAAAAATATTAGTTCATCATTCTTTAGGTGACACATTAAGCATGGTCAGCCTTATCCATGATTATGAAGCCATTTGTCAAAATTATGGTACGACTAAAGATTTAATGCATTATCATTTAGTGATGTCCTTAATCTATGATTTAGTGGGTATCCGTGAAAAAACGGTGGAGATGACGAAAAAATCTATCGCCTATGCACAGGAGCTACAAGATCCAATCATGCTTGTTCGTTGTCATAATAATTTATGCTATCTAGAGGTAGAGAAGGGCTGCACAAAGGAAGCACTTCAAGCAGGGCTATTAGCTAAAGCGTATAATAAATCCCTATCTAGAACAATGCCTGATTTAGCAAAATTACATGATATTCGTATTAATAATAATTTAGCAGATGTGTATATTTTAGAAGGAGATTTTTTGACGGGGAAGGCATTGCTCGACAGTACACTATCTTCTGACATTATTCAGCACCATAAACGCGAAAAAGTAGCGGCACTGTTTGGCTATGGTTTTTTATATGAAAAGCAGCAAAAGCTTGAAGAAGCCGTATCCTATTATAAACAAGCGATAGAACTTGCTCAATCCTATGGGGATAAGCCGATTACAAAAAAAGTGATGCGCTTACTGTTAAATGTATTGTATCAATTGGATTGGCGAGATGAAATTTTTGATGTACAGCGTGAATATATTGATCTCACAGAAAAAATGAGTGTTGCAAGTTTATTACAACAAGTAATGAACTTGGAATTTAAGCGTCAAAAAGAAAAGCTTGAGAAAAAAGCACATTATGATCCATTAACAGGTGTTTTAAATCGACATTTTTTAGACTATGAGGTACAGGAATGGCTGAATGCAGCGAAAATGACGCAATCCTATGTATGTATTACGGTACTGGATGTCGATTATTTTAAATTATTTAATGACACGCATGGTCATTTGTTTGGGGATATGATTTTACAGCTTTTAGCTAACAGCTTGAAGGATTTTTTACAGGATGAAGATGTGAAAATTATTCGTTATGGCGGAGATGAATTCATCATTTGTTTTAGGCATTCACAAAAGGACTATATCAAAACATTGGTCCATAACACACATGCCTATTTGCTCTCACTAAAGCTCGAACAAGAACAGCAAAGCTATCCTTTAAGGGTCAGTATGGGGGCTTGTGTGAATAATCAGAAAAACTATCAATACAAGGAGCTATTTGAGCAAGCAGATAGCTGTTTATACCAAGCAAAAGCGAATGGCCGTGCTAGCTGTGTGCTATACGAATTATCATAA
- a CDS encoding DUF5590 domain-containing protein, which produces MKNWLIFISVFIVSLSLVISILVLWKAEAPFRSIEEQAEQLALDAKALAIVSESYTYNGKHSYVTVFGVDEYGDKKAVFVPTNLDEDSIQEVLVEDGITEKQALSVFKNEGNVQKVLHMKLGYEEPGAVWEITYLNDHDQLNYVYIMFKDGDWWKRITNL; this is translated from the coding sequence ATGAAAAACTGGTTAATTTTCATTTCTGTCTTTATTGTTTCGTTGTCACTTGTCATTAGTATTTTAGTACTCTGGAAAGCCGAGGCTCCGTTCCGTTCAATTGAAGAGCAGGCTGAACAGTTGGCACTCGATGCCAAAGCCCTCGCAATTGTATCGGAGTCCTACACATATAATGGCAAACATTCGTATGTTACTGTGTTCGGGGTAGACGAATACGGTGATAAAAAAGCTGTCTTTGTTCCGACGAATCTAGACGAGGATTCCATTCAGGAAGTGTTAGTAGAAGATGGTATTACGGAAAAGCAAGCATTATCGGTTTTTAAAAATGAAGGAAATGTACAAAAAGTCCTCCACATGAAATTAGGCTATGAGGAGCCTGGCGCGGTTTGGGAAATTACGTATCTGAACGACCATGACCAGCTCAACTATGTCTATATTATGTTTAAGGATGGCGACTGGTGGAAGCGCATTACGAATTTATAA
- a CDS encoding pyridoxal phosphate-dependent aminotransferase, whose translation MKNLLATRVKTLTPSSTLAITAKAKALKEQGIDVIGLGAGEPDFNTPQNILNAAIDSMEKGYTKYTPAGGLPVLKKAIIDKLQRDNNLAYQPNEIIVGVGAKHILYTLFQVILNEGDEVIIPIPYWVSYPEQVKLAGGVPVYVEGTREQSYKITADQLRAAVTDKTKAVIINSPSNPSGMIYSREELAELAAVAEEKDILIVSDEIYEKLVYNGIEHFSIAQLSDAVKARTIVVNGVAKSHSMTGWRIGYAAGDADIINAMTDLASHSTSNATTTAQYATVEAYNGSQDTVEEMRQAFESRLEKIYPQVSAIPGFHVLKPQGAFYLLPDVAEAMAHTGYDSVDAFAADILTEANVAVIPGSGFGTPTTMRLSYATSLDLLEEAVRRIDSFVKSKWQD comes from the coding sequence ATGAAAAATTTATTAGCAACACGTGTAAAAACTTTAACACCATCTTCAACTTTAGCGATTACTGCGAAAGCAAAAGCATTGAAAGAGCAAGGTATTGATGTTATTGGTCTTGGGGCTGGTGAACCAGACTTTAATACACCTCAAAACATTTTAAATGCAGCCATTGATTCAATGGAAAAAGGGTATACAAAATATACACCTGCTGGCGGACTTCCAGTTCTGAAAAAAGCCATTATTGATAAGCTTCAACGCGACAATAACCTTGCCTATCAGCCAAATGAAATCATTGTGGGTGTAGGGGCAAAGCATATTTTATACACGCTATTCCAAGTGATTTTAAATGAAGGCGACGAGGTTATTATTCCAATTCCTTATTGGGTGTCTTATCCAGAACAAGTGAAATTAGCTGGCGGCGTACCAGTATATGTTGAAGGTACACGTGAACAAAGCTATAAAATTACAGCGGATCAACTGAGAGCAGCTGTGACAGACAAAACAAAAGCCGTGATTATCAATTCTCCTAGCAACCCATCTGGCATGATTTATTCTCGTGAAGAGCTAGCAGAACTTGCTGCTGTTGCAGAAGAAAAAGATATTTTAATCGTGTCAGATGAAATTTATGAGAAGCTTGTATACAATGGTATTGAGCATTTTTCAATTGCACAACTTTCTGATGCAGTGAAAGCACGTACAATCGTTGTAAATGGTGTGGCAAAATCTCACTCTATGACAGGCTGGCGTATTGGGTATGCTGCAGGCGACGCAGACATTATTAATGCAATGACTGACCTTGCATCACACTCAACATCTAACGCGACAACAACAGCACAATATGCAACTGTGGAGGCTTATAATGGATCTCAAGATACAGTAGAGGAAATGCGTCAGGCATTTGAATCTCGTCTTGAAAAAATTTATCCACAGGTAAGTGCTATTCCTGGCTTCCATGTATTAAAGCCACAGGGTGCATTCTACTTATTACCAGACGTAGCAGAAGCAATGGCTCATACTGGCTATGATTCAGTAGATGCATTTGCTGCGGATATTTTAACAGAAGCAAACGTAGCAGTGATTCCAGGCTCTGGCTTCGGCACACCAACTACAATGCGATTATCTTATGCTACATCTTTAGACTTATTAGAAGAGGCAGTCCGTCGTATTGATTCATTTGTAAAATCAAAATGGCAAGACTAA
- the asnS gene encoding asparagine--tRNA ligase — translation MKKIMIKDMPQHIGETVKIGAWLANKRSSGKIAFLQLRDGSGFVQGVVVKEEVGEEIFATAKGMTQETSMYVIGEVKADERSSFGCELAITGIEVLHAATDFPITPKEHGPEFLMDNRHLWLRSRKQHATMKIRNEIIRATYEFFNNNGFTKMDPPILTGSAPEGTSELFHTKYFDEDAYLSQSGQLYMEAAAMALGKVFSFGPTFRAEKSKTRRHLIEFWMIEPEMAFVEFEENLEVQEQYVAHIVQSVLANCKLDLERLGRDTSTLENIKAPFPRISYDDAIKLLHEQGFDDIEWGDDFGAPHETAIANSFDKPVFITCYPVGIKPFYMQPHPDRDDVVLCADLIAPEGYGEIIGGSERIHDYDLLKSRLEEHNLSLDAYAWYLELRKHGSVPHSGFGLGLERTVAWISGTEHIRETIPFPRLLNRLYP, via the coding sequence ATGAAAAAAATTATGATTAAAGATATGCCACAGCATATCGGTGAAACAGTCAAAATTGGCGCTTGGTTAGCCAATAAACGTTCAAGCGGAAAAATCGCGTTCCTACAGCTACGTGATGGCTCTGGCTTTGTACAGGGTGTTGTTGTGAAAGAAGAAGTGGGCGAAGAAATTTTTGCTACGGCAAAAGGAATGACGCAAGAAACTTCTATGTATGTTATAGGTGAGGTTAAAGCTGACGAACGTTCAAGCTTTGGCTGTGAGCTTGCTATAACTGGTATTGAGGTACTACATGCAGCAACTGATTTCCCAATCACACCAAAAGAACATGGTCCAGAATTTTTAATGGATAACCGTCATTTATGGCTACGTTCTCGTAAACAACATGCTACTATGAAAATTCGTAATGAAATCATTCGCGCTACATACGAATTTTTCAACAACAACGGTTTTACAAAAATGGACCCACCAATTTTAACAGGTTCTGCACCTGAAGGTACTTCAGAGCTGTTCCATACAAAATATTTTGATGAAGATGCTTATCTATCTCAATCTGGTCAGCTTTACATGGAAGCGGCTGCGATGGCTTTAGGAAAAGTATTCTCATTTGGTCCAACGTTCCGTGCTGAAAAATCTAAAACTCGTCGTCATTTAATCGAGTTTTGGATGATCGAGCCTGAGATGGCGTTTGTAGAATTTGAAGAAAATTTAGAAGTACAAGAACAATATGTAGCACACATCGTACAATCTGTACTTGCAAACTGCAAATTAGATTTAGAGCGACTTGGCCGTGATACATCGACACTTGAAAACATTAAAGCGCCATTCCCTCGTATTTCGTACGATGATGCGATTAAGCTTTTACATGAACAAGGCTTCGACGATATTGAATGGGGCGATGATTTTGGTGCGCCACATGAAACAGCGATTGCGAACTCATTTGACAAACCAGTATTTATTACTTGTTACCCAGTAGGCATTAAACCATTCTATATGCAGCCACATCCGGATCGTGATGATGTTGTATTATGTGCTGATTTAATTGCACCAGAGGGCTATGGGGAAATCATTGGTGGTTCTGAGCGTATCCATGACTATGATTTATTAAAATCACGTCTGGAAGAGCATAACCTATCATTAGATGCCTATGCATGGTATTTAGAGCTTCGCAAACATGGCTCTGTTCCACATTCAGGCTTTGGTCTAGGGTTAGAGCGAACTGTCGCATGGATTTCAGGCACAGAACATATCCGTGAAACGATTCCATTCCCACGTTTACTGAACCGCTTATATCCATAA
- a CDS encoding DnaD domain-containing protein yields MNVNNHRLRTWTEQRMIPIPQLFFQFYKELNMEDEEALIVMHLLAFHMEGNDFPTPNDLKNRLTMADNDITSRLQRLMQKGFLEITRDVDAGGKLYEKYSVYPLWERILQMIDMKEQQQTAVTLQQEEGEIFRLFEEEMGRLLSPLELEKIGCWLDEDKHSPALIKEALKEAVFAGKLSIRYIDRILLEWKKKNITTPQAAQKQSEQFREKQTFNRAPARTAQPESQSTSKVPFYNWLEERE; encoded by the coding sequence ATGAACGTAAATAATCATCGACTCCGTACATGGACTGAGCAGAGAATGATTCCCATTCCTCAGCTTTTTTTTCAGTTTTATAAGGAGTTAAATATGGAGGATGAAGAGGCACTAATTGTCATGCACTTATTAGCCTTTCATATGGAGGGGAATGACTTCCCGACACCGAATGATCTAAAGAATCGTCTCACAATGGCTGACAATGACATCACATCACGTTTACAGCGATTAATGCAAAAGGGATTCCTTGAAATTACACGTGATGTTGATGCAGGAGGCAAGCTATATGAAAAGTATTCCGTATACCCACTTTGGGAGCGCATTTTGCAGATGATTGATATGAAAGAGCAACAACAAACGGCAGTGACTCTTCAACAAGAAGAAGGTGAGATATTCCGTCTTTTTGAAGAGGAAATGGGGCGCCTTTTATCTCCTTTAGAGCTTGAAAAAATTGGATGTTGGCTTGATGAGGACAAGCATAGTCCAGCACTCATCAAAGAGGCGCTAAAGGAGGCTGTCTTTGCTGGGAAACTGAGTATACGCTATATTGATCGCATTTTATTAGAGTGGAAAAAGAAAAATATTACAACACCACAAGCCGCACAAAAGCAAAGTGAGCAGTTCCGTGAGAAACAGACATTTAACAGAGCACCAGCTCGAACAGCTCAGCCAGAATCGCAATCAACGAGTAAAGTACCTTTTTATAATTGGTTGGAAGAAAGAGAATAG
- the nth gene encoding endonuclease III produces the protein MLTKKQWEHCLEEMDRMFPDAHCELVHDNAFELTIATLLSAQCTDVLVNKVTKTLFQKYKTPEDYLAVSIEELQQDIRSIGLYRNKAKNIQALCQRLLDEYGGEIPATREALVTLPGVGRKTANVVLSVAFDIPALAVDTHVERVSKRLGLCRWKDSVLEVEETIMKKTPMDKWSKTHHQLIFFGRYHCKAQNPGCGTCPLLDDCREGQKRLKKGMVKEA, from the coding sequence TTGTTAACGAAAAAACAGTGGGAGCATTGTCTAGAAGAAATGGATCGAATGTTTCCCGACGCACATTGTGAGCTCGTCCATGACAATGCTTTTGAGCTAACGATTGCCACATTATTATCTGCACAATGTACAGATGTACTAGTCAATAAAGTAACGAAAACCTTATTTCAAAAATATAAAACACCAGAAGATTATTTAGCTGTTTCCATAGAGGAATTGCAACAGGATATTCGCTCTATTGGCCTTTATCGCAATAAGGCGAAGAACATTCAGGCTCTATGTCAACGTTTACTAGATGAGTACGGTGGCGAAATCCCTGCAACACGTGAAGCATTGGTGACATTACCAGGCGTAGGTCGAAAAACGGCCAATGTTGTGCTTTCAGTAGCCTTCGATATTCCAGCACTTGCAGTGGATACCCATGTGGAGCGAGTATCCAAACGCCTAGGGCTCTGTCGATGGAAAGATTCGGTGCTTGAAGTGGAAGAAACGATTATGAAGAAAACGCCAATGGACAAATGGTCAAAAACGCATCACCAATTAATTTTCTTTGGACGTTATCATTGTAAGGCACAAAATCCTGGATGTGGTACTTGCCCTTTACTCGACGATTGTCGTGAAGGGCAAAAGCGTTTAAAGAAAGGCATGGTGAAGGAAGCATGA
- a CDS encoding YpoC family protein: MNSEAIAKEKVDAWFAQWTSLQAAIHTAHDARNGLAKGLMEDAIELFEQLVQDAGDEVLPINGVERLAFIKAKPGQYACYRQLDELFKETKKRTARLRIQASKS; encoded by the coding sequence ATGAATAGTGAAGCCATTGCAAAAGAAAAAGTAGATGCATGGTTTGCCCAATGGACTTCACTACAAGCCGCTATCCATACAGCACATGATGCAAGAAATGGACTGGCAAAAGGGCTAATGGAAGATGCCATCGAGCTATTTGAACAACTTGTGCAAGATGCAGGCGATGAAGTGCTACCGATTAATGGGGTTGAGCGATTAGCCTTTATTAAAGCTAAGCCAGGTCAATATGCATGCTATCGTCAACTAGATGAGCTATTTAAAGAAACGAAAAAGCGCACAGCACGACTGCGGATTCAAGCTAGTAAAAGCTAG